Proteins encoded by one window of Pseudomonas sp. LS44:
- a CDS encoding acyloxyacyl hydrolase, whose protein sequence is MQLRSLAVIAALSLGVVVPASAADVTFAVGQSGESTMVYRLGAQFDFASSWWQSDVGRLTGYWDVGYTYWDGDEGSSNHSISFTPVFVYEFAGEAVRPYIEAGIGVAAFANTEFEDQDLGSSFQFEDRIGLGLRFSGQEVGVRAIHYSNAGLQTPNDGLESYTLHYRLSF, encoded by the coding sequence ATGCAGTTACGTTCTCTAGCTGTGATTGCCGCACTCTCGCTTGGGGTTGTCGTTCCCGCATCGGCTGCCGATGTGACCTTCGCGGTCGGGCAGTCGGGAGAGTCGACCATGGTGTACCGGTTGGGTGCCCAGTTCGATTTCGCTTCTAGCTGGTGGCAGAGCGATGTCGGACGCCTGACCGGTTACTGGGATGTCGGTTACACCTATTGGGACGGCGACGAGGGCTCGAGTAACCACAGCATTTCCTTCACCCCAGTGTTCGTATACGAGTTCGCCGGGGAAGCGGTCAGACCCTATATTGAAGCCGGCATCGGCGTGGCGGCGTTCGCCAATACCGAGTTCGAGGACCAGGATCTCGGCTCGTCTTTCCAGTTTGAGGATCGCATCGGTCTGGGCCTGCGTTTCTCCGGGCAGGAAGTCGGCGTGCGGGCCATTCACTACTCCAACGCCGGACTGCAGACGCCCAACGATGGTTTGGAGTCTTACACCCTGCATTACCGGCTCAGCTTCTAG
- a CDS encoding TIGR01777 family oxidoreductase, with protein MHILLTGGTGLIGRGLCRHWLAQGYRVTVWSRRPQQVARLCGAQVRGIGRLDELADEPLDAVINLAGAPIADRPWTHKRKALLWTSRINLTEQLLAWLESREQRPEVLISGSAVGWYGDGGERELREDMPPISEDFASQLCVAWEETAQRASTLGIRVVLVRSGLVLARDGGFLKRLLPPFRLGLGGPIGNGRQWMPWIHLQDEIAAIDFLLRHQGAEGPYNACAPQAVRNKDFARALGRALHRPARLPVPTLVLRVGLGELAGLLLGGQRVIPTRLAEAGFIFHYPELDRALDNLLGSP; from the coding sequence ATGCATATCTTGTTGACCGGAGGAACGGGTTTGATCGGTCGCGGACTCTGTCGTCACTGGCTCGCCCAGGGCTATCGAGTTACAGTCTGGAGTCGCCGTCCGCAGCAGGTTGCCAGGCTGTGCGGCGCCCAGGTGCGTGGTATCGGTCGGCTCGACGAGTTGGCCGACGAGCCGCTCGATGCGGTAATCAATCTGGCTGGCGCACCGATCGCCGACCGGCCCTGGACGCACAAGCGCAAGGCGCTGCTGTGGACGAGCCGGATCAATCTGACCGAGCAGCTGCTGGCGTGGCTGGAAAGTCGCGAGCAGCGGCCGGAGGTGCTGATCTCCGGCTCGGCGGTGGGCTGGTATGGCGATGGCGGCGAGCGCGAGTTGCGTGAGGATATGCCGCCGATCAGCGAGGATTTCGCCAGTCAGTTGTGCGTGGCCTGGGAAGAAACCGCACAACGCGCGTCGACGCTGGGGATCCGAGTGGTGCTGGTGCGCAGCGGGCTGGTGCTGGCCCGCGATGGCGGATTTCTCAAGCGCCTGCTGCCGCCGTTTCGTTTGGGGCTGGGCGGACCGATTGGCAATGGCCGGCAGTGGATGCCGTGGATCCATCTGCAGGACGAAATTGCCGCGATAGATTTTCTCCTCCGCCATCAGGGCGCCGAGGGTCCTTATAATGCGTGCGCGCCGCAAGCGGTGCGCAACAAGGACTTCGCTCGCGCGCTGGGTCGGGCCTTGCACCGTCCGGCGCGGCTACCGGTGCCGACGCTGGTGCTGCGCGTCGGCCTGGGCGAATTGGCCGGGCTGTTGCTCGGTGGCCAACGAGTGATCCCGACGCGGCTCGCAGAGGCCGGCTTCATCTTTCATTACCCTGAACTGGATCGAGCCCTGGACAATTTGCTCGGTTCACCCTGA
- the upp gene encoding uracil phosphoribosyltransferase, whose translation MPIREIRHPLIRHKLGLMRRADISTKNFRELAQEVGALLTYEATQDLPLENYEVKGWCGTVTVEKIAGKKITVVPILRAGIGMLDGVLSLIPGAKVSAVGVARNEETLEAHTYLEKLAPEIDERLALIIDPMLATGGSLVATIDLLKKAGCKEIRAMVLVAAPEGIRAVANSHPDVTIFTASIDERLNEHGYIIPGLGDAGDKIFGTKQKDA comes from the coding sequence ATGCCCATCCGTGAGATCCGCCACCCGCTGATCCGCCACAAGCTCGGCCTGATGCGCCGCGCCGACATCAGCACGAAAAACTTCCGCGAACTGGCCCAGGAAGTGGGCGCGCTGCTCACTTATGAAGCCACCCAGGATCTGCCTCTGGAAAACTACGAGGTCAAGGGTTGGTGCGGCACCGTGACCGTGGAGAAAATCGCCGGCAAGAAGATCACCGTGGTGCCGATCCTACGCGCCGGCATCGGCATGCTCGACGGCGTGCTCAGCCTGATTCCCGGCGCCAAGGTCAGCGCCGTCGGCGTTGCGCGCAACGAGGAGACCCTCGAAGCGCACACCTATCTGGAAAAACTCGCACCGGAGATCGACGAACGCCTGGCATTGATCATCGACCCGATGCTCGCCACCGGCGGCTCGCTGGTCGCCACCATCGACCTGTTGAAGAAAGCCGGCTGCAAGGAAATCCGTGCCATGGTGCTGGTCGCCGCGCCAGAGGGCATCCGCGCCGTCGCCAATTCGCACCCGGACGTGACCATCTTCACCGCTTCGATCGATGAGCGCCTCAACGAACACGGCTACATCATTCCCGGCCTCGGCGATGCGGGTGACAAGATTTTCGGCACCAAGCAGAAGGACGCCTGA
- a CDS encoding YkgJ family cysteine cluster protein has translation MIEIPLVQLPVEPAVSCSNCAACCCQLEVMLITDTGVPQRFIDTDDWGGEVMRRLDDNWCAALDRDTMRCSIYEQRPLICREFEMSSAECLEERRGMSDIYR, from the coding sequence ATGATCGAAATCCCTCTGGTCCAACTCCCTGTCGAACCCGCCGTCAGCTGTTCAAATTGCGCCGCCTGCTGTTGTCAGCTGGAAGTCATGCTGATCACCGATACCGGTGTGCCGCAACGCTTCATCGACACCGACGACTGGGGCGGCGAAGTGATGCGGCGTCTGGATGACAATTGGTGCGCGGCCCTCGACCGCGACACCATGCGTTGCAGCATTTACGAACAACGCCCGCTGATCTGCCGTGAGTTCGAGATGAGCTCGGCCGAATGCCTCGAAGAGCGCCGTGGCATGTCCGATATCTATCGCTGA
- a CDS encoding uracil-xanthine permease family protein, translating into MSSEFNDPLWRQVISGAQMLFVAFGALVLMPLITGLDPNVALFTAGFGTLLFQIVTGRQVPVFLASSFAFITPIILAKGQFGLAATMGGVVAAGFVYTFLGLAVKIKGTGFIDRLLPPVVIGPVIISIGLAMAPIAANMAMGKAGDGSELIPYRTALLISMPALLVTLIVAVFGKGFFRLVPIISGVLLGFALSFYFGVVDVAKIAAAPWLELPKFTAPEFNWQAILFIVPVALAPAIEHIGGVIAVGSVTGRDYLKKPGLHRTLLGDGLATSAAGLFGGPPNTTYAEVTGAVMLTKNYNPKIMTWAACFAIGLAFVGKFGAILQSIPVPVMGGILCLLFGSIAAVGMNTMIRHQVDLAEARNLVIVSVTLVFGIGGMLIGTGTGAEDFGLKGIALCAVVAIGLNLLLPGHENWKHKAPTAPPDL; encoded by the coding sequence ATGAGCAGTGAATTCAACGATCCTCTCTGGCGCCAGGTGATTTCCGGCGCGCAGATGCTCTTCGTCGCTTTTGGCGCGCTGGTGCTGATGCCGCTGATTACCGGCCTCGATCCCAACGTCGCGCTGTTCACCGCCGGCTTTGGCACCTTGCTGTTCCAAATCGTCACCGGCCGCCAGGTTCCGGTGTTTCTGGCCTCCAGCTTCGCCTTCATCACCCCGATCATCCTCGCCAAGGGCCAGTTCGGCCTGGCCGCGACCATGGGCGGCGTGGTCGCCGCGGGCTTCGTCTACACCTTTCTCGGCCTCGCCGTGAAGATCAAAGGCACCGGTTTCATCGACCGCTTGCTGCCGCCGGTGGTGATCGGTCCGGTGATCATTTCCATCGGCCTAGCCATGGCGCCGATCGCCGCCAACATGGCGATGGGCAAAGCTGGCGACGGCAGCGAGCTGATTCCCTATCGCACCGCGCTGCTGATCTCCATGCCAGCGCTGCTCGTCACGCTGATCGTCGCGGTATTCGGCAAAGGCTTCTTCCGCCTGGTGCCGATCATTTCCGGCGTGCTGCTCGGCTTTGCCCTGTCGTTCTATTTCGGCGTGGTCGATGTTGCCAAGATTGCCGCCGCGCCATGGCTGGAACTACCGAAATTCACCGCGCCGGAATTCAACTGGCAAGCGATTCTGTTCATCGTCCCGGTCGCTTTGGCGCCGGCCATCGAACACATCGGCGGAGTAATCGCGGTGGGCAGCGTGACCGGCCGTGACTACCTGAAAAAACCCGGCCTGCACCGCACCCTGCTCGGCGACGGCCTGGCTACTTCGGCCGCCGGCCTGTTCGGCGGCCCGCCGAACACCACCTATGCCGAAGTCACCGGCGCGGTGATGCTGACCAAGAACTACAACCCGAAAATCATGACCTGGGCGGCCTGCTTCGCCATCGGCCTGGCCTTCGTCGGCAAGTTCGGCGCCATTTTGCAGAGCATTCCGGTGCCGGTGATGGGCGGCATCCTCTGCCTGCTGTTCGGTTCCATCGCCGCGGTGGGGATGAACACCATGATCCGCCACCAGGTCGATCTGGCCGAGGCCCGCAATCTGGTGATCGTCTCGGTGACCCTGGTGTTCGGCATCGGCGGCATGCTGATCGGTACCGGCACCGGCGCCGAGGATTTCGGTCTGAAAGGCATCGCCTTGTGCGCCGTAGTGGCTATCGGCCTCAATCTGCTGCTGCCCGGCCATGAGAATTGGAAGCACAAGGCGCCGACTGCACCGCCGGACCTCTGA
- the murI gene encoding glutamate racemase, whose translation MADQAPIGVFDSGVGGLSVLGEIRRLLPNESLLYVADSAHVPYGEKTPAFIRERSTAIAEFLLGQGAKALVLACNTATAAAVAELRERYPQLPIIGMEPAVKPAAAATRSGVVGVLATTGTLKSAKFAALLDRFASDVRVITQPCPGLVERIEAGELNGAATRELLRGWVEPLLAEGCDTLILGCTHYPFIKPLLRELVPESVSLIDTGAAVARHLQRVLGERAQLAAGPALAARFWSSGAQSELAAVLPLLWGDKKNVEAFVG comes from the coding sequence ATGGCTGATCAGGCGCCGATCGGGGTATTCGATTCCGGCGTCGGTGGCCTGTCGGTGTTGGGGGAAATCCGCCGTTTACTGCCCAACGAGTCGCTGCTCTACGTCGCCGATAGCGCCCATGTTCCCTATGGCGAGAAAACCCCTGCATTCATCCGCGAGCGCAGCACGGCGATTGCCGAGTTCCTCCTTGGTCAAGGCGCCAAAGCCTTGGTGTTGGCCTGTAACACCGCCACGGCGGCGGCGGTAGCGGAGCTGCGCGAGCGTTATCCGCAGCTGCCGATCATCGGCATGGAACCGGCGGTCAAGCCCGCTGCGGCGGCGACCCGCAGCGGTGTGGTCGGCGTGTTGGCCACCACCGGCACGTTGAAAAGCGCCAAGTTCGCCGCTTTGCTCGATCGTTTCGCCAGCGATGTGCGAGTGATTACCCAGCCGTGTCCGGGCTTGGTCGAACGCATCGAGGCGGGCGAACTCAACGGTGCGGCGACCCGCGAATTACTCCGCGGCTGGGTCGAGCCGCTGCTCGCCGAGGGCTGCGATACGTTGATCCTCGGCTGCACGCATTATCCCTTCATCAAACCGCTGCTCCGCGAGCTGGTGCCGGAGTCGGTCAGCCTGATCGATACCGGCGCGGCGGTGGCTCGACACCTGCAGCGCGTCCTCGGCGAACGCGCGCAGCTGGCTGCGGGGCCTGCACTTGCCGCGCGCTTCTGGTCGAGCGGTGCACAGAGCGAATTGGCGGCGGTATTGCCGCTGCTGTGGGGTGATAAAAAAAATGTCGAAGCTTTCGTTGGCTAG
- the hemH gene encoding ferrochelatase: MTDHALLLVNLGSPASTSVADVRRYLDQFLMDPFVVDLPWPLRRLLVSLILLRRPAQSAHAYASIWWPQGSPLIAISRQLQEAMRDHWPHGPVELAMRYGEPSIEQALRGLAGQGVQQVTLAPLYPQFAESTTTTAITEARRVIAAHALPLEVRVLEPFFSQPEYLDALVASAQPYLQQDFDHLLLSFHGLPERHIRKLVKSLDAHHDLRASSSREVRAEILALCYRSQCQRTAEAFAARAGLRPEQWSVSFQSRLGRDKWIEPYTEARLDELARRGAKKVLVMCPAFVADCIETLEEIGIRGEEQFTAAGGEELQLVPCLNSQPQWVAALAKLAERAGGSL; encoded by the coding sequence ATGACCGATCACGCCCTGCTGCTCGTCAATCTGGGTTCGCCTGCCTCTACCAGCGTCGCCGATGTGCGCCGCTATCTTGATCAGTTCCTCATGGACCCTTTTGTGGTCGACTTGCCCTGGCCGCTGCGACGTTTGCTGGTCTCGCTGATCCTGCTCAGGCGCCCGGCGCAGTCGGCACATGCCTATGCCTCGATTTGGTGGCCGCAAGGCTCGCCGCTGATCGCCATCAGCCGCCAGTTGCAGGAGGCGATGCGTGATCATTGGCCGCATGGCCCGGTGGAACTGGCGATGCGCTATGGCGAACCGTCCATCGAGCAGGCGCTGCGTGGGTTGGCCGGGCAGGGCGTGCAGCAGGTGACGCTGGCGCCGCTGTATCCGCAGTTCGCCGAGAGCACCACCACCACGGCGATCACCGAGGCGCGGCGGGTCATCGCCGCGCATGCTTTGCCACTGGAGGTGCGCGTGCTGGAGCCGTTCTTCAGTCAGCCGGAATACCTCGATGCCCTGGTGGCCAGCGCCCAGCCGTATCTGCAGCAGGACTTCGATCACCTGCTGCTGAGCTTCCACGGCCTGCCGGAGCGGCACATCCGCAAGCTGGTCAAGTCGCTCGATGCGCATCACGACCTGCGTGCCTCGAGCAGCCGCGAGGTGCGCGCGGAGATCCTCGCGCTGTGCTATCGCAGTCAGTGCCAGCGCACCGCCGAAGCCTTCGCTGCGCGGGCTGGGCTACGCCCGGAACAGTGGTCGGTGTCGTTCCAGTCGCGTCTGGGCCGTGACAAATGGATTGAGCCGTACACCGAGGCACGTCTTGATGAATTGGCGCGGCGGGGGGCTAAAAAGGTGTTGGTAATGTGTCCGGCGTTCGTCGCCGACTGCATCGAAACCCTCGAGGAGATCGGTATCCGCGGCGAGGAACAGTTCACAGCGGCGGGCGGCGAGGAGTTGCAGCTGGTGCCGTGCCTGAACAGTCAACCGCAATGGGTGGCCGCTCTGGCGAAATTGGCCGAACGGGCCGGCGGTAGTCTGTAA
- a CDS encoding molybdopterin-synthase adenylyltransferase MoeB, which translates to MLTDEELLRYSRQILLAQIDIDGQLRLKASRVLIVGLGGLGSPVALYLAAAGVGELHLADFDTVELTNLQRQIVHDSQSIGQSKVDSASTRLIALNPEIHLQAHRQALDEDSLAAVVAAVDLVLDCSDNFATREAVNAACVAARKPLVSGAAIRLEGQLSVFDPRRADSPCYHCLYGHGSEAELTCSEAGVVGPLVGLVGSLQALEALKLLAEFGEPLVGRLLLIDALGSRFRELRVKRDPACAVCGSAHG; encoded by the coding sequence ATGCTTACTGACGAAGAACTGCTGCGCTACAGCCGCCAGATTCTCCTGGCGCAGATCGATATCGATGGCCAGCTGCGCCTTAAGGCCAGCCGGGTCTTGATTGTCGGTCTCGGCGGGCTGGGCTCGCCCGTGGCGCTGTACCTGGCCGCCGCTGGGGTGGGCGAATTGCATCTGGCCGATTTCGACACGGTCGAGCTGACCAACTTGCAACGGCAGATCGTTCACGACAGCCAGAGCATCGGCCAGAGCAAGGTCGATTCAGCCAGCACGCGCCTGATCGCCCTGAATCCCGAGATCCACCTGCAGGCGCATCGCCAGGCGCTGGACGAGGATTCGCTGGCCGCCGTGGTGGCCGCGGTCGATCTGGTGCTCGACTGCTCGGACAACTTCGCCACCCGCGAGGCCGTCAATGCCGCCTGCGTGGCGGCACGTAAACCTTTGGTTAGCGGCGCGGCGATTCGTCTGGAAGGCCAACTCTCGGTATTCGATCCGCGGCGTGCCGACAGTCCCTGTTACCACTGCCTGTACGGTCACGGCAGCGAGGCCGAGCTGACCTGCAGCGAAGCCGGCGTAGTCGGCCCGCTGGTCGGTCTGGTCGGCAGCTTGCAGGCGCTGGAAGCACTGAAACTGCTGGCCGAGTTCGGCGAGCCGCTGGTGGGCCGCTTGTTGTTGATCGATGCGCTGGGCAGTCGTTTCCGTGAGCTGCGGGTCAAGCGCGATCCGGCGTGTGCCGTGTGCGGTAGTGCGCATGGCTGA
- a CDS encoding NAD(P)/FAD-dependent oxidoreductase encodes MSSSIAIIGTGLAGLSAAQALVNAGQTVQLFEKSRGSGGRMASRRSDGGTLDLGAQYFTARDRRFLETVRRWNSRGWVAEWAPNLYSFSAGQLSYSPDEQTRWVGTPRMSSITRALLGALPVQFTCRISEVFRGTRHWQLQDTDGENHGPFSQVIIATPAPQASALLAAAPKLAGAAASVAMEPTWAVAMGFSVPLDTPVEACFVQDSPLSWLARNRSKPGRNGAQDTWVLHASSAWSREHLDLPKEQVIEELHGAFAEMIGCAVPAPISSLAHRWLYARPVSSHEWGVLADADLGLYACGDWCLSGRVEGAWLSGQEAARRLLAHLQ; translated from the coding sequence ATGAGTTCTTCCATTGCCATCATCGGAACCGGCCTGGCCGGTCTTTCTGCCGCCCAAGCCCTGGTCAACGCCGGTCAGACCGTGCAGTTATTCGAGAAAAGTCGCGGCAGCGGCGGACGCATGGCCAGCCGGCGCAGCGACGGCGGCACACTCGATTTGGGCGCGCAATATTTCACCGCCCGCGACCGGCGCTTCCTGGAAACCGTGCGCCGCTGGAACAGCCGCGGCTGGGTCGCCGAATGGGCTCCCAACCTGTACAGCTTCAGCGCCGGCCAGCTGAGTTACTCGCCGGACGAGCAGACCCGCTGGGTCGGCACGCCGCGCATGAGCTCCATCACCCGCGCATTGCTCGGCGCCCTGCCGGTGCAGTTCACCTGCCGCATCAGCGAAGTGTTTCGCGGCACCCGCCACTGGCAGCTGCAGGACACCGACGGCGAAAACCACGGCCCGTTCAGCCAGGTGATCATCGCCACGCCGGCGCCCCAGGCCAGCGCCTTGCTGGCCGCCGCACCGAAGCTCGCCGGCGCCGCCGCCAGTGTGGCCATGGAGCCGACCTGGGCGGTGGCGATGGGCTTCAGCGTTCCCCTGGATACGCCGGTCGAGGCCTGCTTCGTCCAAGACAGTCCACTCAGTTGGCTGGCCCGCAACCGCAGTAAACCCGGACGGAACGGCGCGCAGGACACCTGGGTATTGCACGCCAGCAGCGCCTGGAGCCGCGAGCACCTCGACTTGCCCAAAGAACAGGTGATCGAAGAGTTGCACGGCGCCTTCGCCGAGATGATCGGCTGCGCCGTGCCTGCGCCGATCAGCAGCCTCGCCCACCGCTGGCTGTACGCCCGCCCGGTCAGTAGCCATGAGTGGGGGGTGTTGGCCGATGCCGATCTGGGCCTATATGCCTGTGGCGACTGGTGCTTATCGGGGCGGGTCGAAGGCGCCTGGCTGAGCGGCCAGGAAGCCGCACGGCGCCTGCTTGCTCACCTGCAGTAA
- a CDS encoding MFS transporter yields the protein MPNNNNGYPSSLSAWTTVSILMVAYVLSFIDRQILNLLVGPIRRDLMISDTEMSLLMGLSFAIFYTVCGIPLGRLADTKSRRGLIAIGVLFWSAATAACGMAKLYWQFLICRIGVGVGEAALSPAAYSLIADSFPSERRATAISVYSMGVYLGSGIAFLLGGLVIKFASAQGDVVLPVLGEVRPWQLIFLILGAAGALFTLLMLAVREPARRGVGAGVAVPLSEVGRYIRSNRRTVLCHNLGFAGLAFAGYGSAAWIPSFFIRTYGWDAGHVGVVYGSIVAVFGCLGIVFGGRLADWMAKRGRTDANMRVGLYAAIGALPAVLLFPLAGTGNQAAALLAPSVFFLSMPFGVAPAAIQEVMPNSMRGQASAIYLFVITLIGLGIGPTAVALVTDFGFGDDNALRYSLLIVTAIAVVSSIILLSRGLRPYRESMLRLKEWRADSAQVRDGSGEALLRQS from the coding sequence GTGCCTAATAACAATAACGGTTACCCCTCCAGCCTTTCCGCCTGGACCACAGTGTCCATCCTCATGGTCGCGTACGTGCTGTCTTTCATCGATCGGCAGATTCTCAATCTGCTGGTCGGCCCGATCCGCCGCGATCTGATGATCAGCGATACCGAGATGAGCCTGCTGATGGGTTTGTCCTTCGCGATTTTCTACACAGTCTGTGGCATCCCGCTGGGGCGCCTGGCCGACACCAAGAGCCGCCGCGGCTTGATCGCCATCGGCGTGCTGTTCTGGAGTGCGGCCACCGCGGCCTGCGGTATGGCCAAGCTGTACTGGCAGTTCCTGATCTGCCGCATCGGCGTCGGTGTCGGTGAGGCGGCGTTGTCGCCAGCAGCCTATTCGCTGATCGCTGACAGCTTCCCCAGCGAGCGCCGCGCCACCGCGATCAGCGTCTACTCGATGGGCGTGTACCTGGGATCGGGTATCGCCTTTCTGCTTGGCGGCTTGGTGATCAAGTTCGCCTCGGCGCAAGGCGATGTGGTTCTGCCGGTGCTCGGTGAAGTGCGTCCCTGGCAGTTGATCTTCCTGATCCTCGGCGCTGCCGGGGCGTTGTTCACCCTGTTGATGCTGGCCGTGCGCGAGCCGGCGCGCCGCGGCGTCGGTGCCGGTGTGGCGGTGCCGCTTTCCGAAGTCGGTCGCTATATCCGCAGCAACCGCCGGACCGTGCTCTGCCACAACCTCGGCTTCGCCGGCCTGGCTTTCGCCGGCTATGGCAGCGCGGCCTGGATTCCCTCGTTCTTTATCCGCACCTATGGCTGGGACGCCGGCCATGTCGGCGTGGTCTACGGCAGCATCGTCGCGGTGTTCGGTTGCCTCGGCATCGTCTTCGGCGGGCGTCTGGCGGACTGGATGGCCAAGCGCGGGCGCACCGACGCGAACATGCGTGTCGGCTTGTATGCGGCCATCGGTGCCTTGCCAGCGGTGCTGCTATTCCCGCTGGCAGGAACCGGCAACCAGGCCGCGGCGCTGCTGGCGCCTTCGGTGTTCTTCCTGAGCATGCCGTTTGGCGTGGCTCCGGCGGCAATTCAGGAAGTGATGCCCAACTCCATGCGCGGTCAGGCATCGGCGATCTACCTGTTCGTGATTACCCTGATCGGCCTGGGCATCGGTCCGACGGCGGTGGCGCTGGTCACCGACTTCGGCTTTGGCGACGACAACGCGCTGCGCTATTCGCTGTTGATAGTCACGGCGATCGCGGTGGTCAGCTCGATCATCCTGCTCAGCAGAGGCCTGCGGCCGTATCGCGAGAGCATGCTGCGCCTCAAAGAGTGGCGTGCCGACAGTGCGCAAGTACGCGACGGGTCTGGCGAGGCGCTACTGCGCCAGAGCTGA